The Methylobacterium durans nucleotide sequence CCTCCTCGACGTCGTCAACACCCTGCTCGACATGAGCCGCATCCAGAGTGGCAATTTCGACTACCAGCCCGAGACGATCGACGCCGCCGCCCTCCTGCGGACCTGCTGCGACCTGATGCAGCTCAAGGCCGACGCGGTGGGCGTGACGATCGTCCGCAGCAGCGCCGCCGGGGTCACCGAGATCACCGCCGACCCGCGCGCCTGCCGGCAGATGATGATCAACCTGATCTCCAACGCCGTGAAGTTCACCGGGGCCGGCGGCCGGGTCGAGGTGGGCTTGCGCCCGAGCGGCCAGCAGCTCCAGGTCGTCGTCAGCGACACCGGCGCCGGCATCCGCGAGGCGGACCTGCCGCATCTCGGCACCCCGTTCTTCCAGGCGGGCGGCGGCGGCTACAAGCGAGCCCACGAGGGCACCGGCCTCGGCCTCTCCGTGGTGCAGGGTCTCGTCGGCCTGCACGGCGGCACCATCGCCATCGAGAGCGCCGAGGGCGAGGGCACCACCGTCACCGTGACGCTGCCGCGCGATTGCCGCCGCGGCAATCCGGGCGGGGCGCCCGCGCCCATCACCACCGCGGTCCGCCGCCGGGTGCCGGTCCGGGCCGAGGCCGCCCTGGTGCGGCTGCCGCTCGGCCTGTTCGAGACCGGGCCGGCGCCGGCGGAGGCGATCGGCCTTCCCGAGGCGGTCGGCCGGGTGGCGCCCCCGCTGCGGCGAGCGGGTTGAGCGAGGGACGAGGACAGGATGCGCGACAGCCCGAGACCGCGGGACACCCGCGAGATCATCGTCGCCGGCGAAACCCGGCCTCCGGCCGGCGCCCGCCGCCGCGCCGGGAGCCCGCCGCCGCCCGGCGAGATGCGCGCCGCGCTCTCTGCCTTCGCCCGCGGGCTCGGCGGCCTCTGCCGGCGCCATCCGGGCGAGATGGCGGGCTCGCTCGCCGCGATCGCCGCCGCGGCCTACGTCGCGGTGAACGCGCTCGGCCTGCAGCAGGGCCGCCACCCCGCGCCGATCCTGCCGAAGGTCGCGACGCGGGCGGAAGCGCCCGCCAAGAGGGCGGCTCCGGCCGAGAGGCCCGCCCCGGACAAGGCCCTCGCCGCCGCCGAGACGCCGAAGGAGGCGCCGCGCGCCGCGGCGAAGGCCGCCGAGGCCGCGCCGAAGCGCGACCCGATCGGCGACCTGATCCGCTCGGACGAGACCACCACCGCCTCGGTGTCCCCCAAAGCCGACGCGAAGGCGGACCGCTCGGTCATGCAGGCGCAGCGCGCCCTGCTGAAGCTCGGCTACGGCCCGTTGAAGGCGGACGGGATGATGGGCACGAACACCCGAGCGGCGATCGAGAAGTTCGAGCGCGACCGCAAGCTGCCGGTGAAGGGCGAGGCCGCAGGCCGCACCCTGCGCGAACTCGCCGCGCGATCCGGATTGCCTCCGGGCTGAGCCTCGTTCGCGGGCGATCCTGCGGTTGCCAGGACGCGCCGCCTCGCGCATGCGGGAGGCTCTGCCGATCGCCTTTCGCGAGGGAGACCATGCCGCGCCTGCGCTCCGATTTCTTCGTCTCGGCCCAGATCCGGCGCCTCGACGTCGCGGGCATCCCGGCGGTGCTGCGCCGCCGCGGCGCGGCCGAGGCCGGCGCGATCTTCGTGAAGGTCGACCGCCTCGACGGCACGGCCGACCTCTACGGCCCGGCGCCCCAGGCCCTGTTCGACGCCGAGACCTCGGGCGACCGGCGCTTCGCGCCGCTCCTGGCGGGCGCAGAGCCCCCCGCCGTCGAGGAGCGCCTCGCCCGGGAGGCCCGCTTCGACGGGGACCTCTGGATCATCGAGATCGACGACCGGGCGGGCCGGCATTTCCTGGATCTGGCGGAGTGATCAACCAGTAGTGGCTCAAGCCGACTGACGGGGGATGAGGAACGTGAACCGAATCCGTTAGCAGAATTCAGGCGGTGGGCAGGTCTTCGGCCGCCTCGTGCGGGATGGCATTCATCCGCTTCTTCCAGTCGGGGCCGGTTGCCCTGAAGCGATCGAGCACATCCCGATCGATGGCCAGGCCTACCCGTTGCTGTATCGGCGCGTCCTGTGTTTTGCGCAGCCTCGCCGCCCGATCGGGAAAGACGTCGGCAACGGGTCTCGCGCGCCGGAAGTCGCCCTCGATCCATTCCGGATTATCGGGATCCGACGCGATACCAGCCCGAAGTGCGGCCTCCTCAGTGTCAATGAGCGTCGGCGGCAAACGATCACGTTCGATCAACGTACAACCTCCTCTCAGCGCGACCAGCCCGGCGCAGGCTGAACCTCCAACGCTCCTTACCCCCACAGCTCGGCTTGCGGCGGATGGATCGTGCTGCCCTCGAAGACGAGGCCGGGCTCCCGGTCGCGGGCGAGCAGCAGGGGGCCGTCGAGGTCGACATAGGCCGCGTGGTGGGCGAGCAGCATGGCGGGCGCCATGGCGAGCGAGGTGCCGACCATGCAGCCGACCATCAGGGCGAGGCCGCGCGCCCGCGCCTCGTGGGCGAGCATCACCGCCTCGGTGAGCCCGCCCGTCTTGTCGAGCTTGATGTTGATGGCGTCGTAGCGCTCGGCCACCGCGTCGAGGCCGGCGCGATCGTGCAGGCTCTCGTCGGCGCAGATCGGGATCGGGCGCTGTATCCGGGCGAGGAGATCGTCCTCGCCCGCGGGCAGGGGCTGCTCGATCAGGCCGACACGGGCCTCGATGCAGGCCGCGAGGTTCGCCGCGAAGGTCGCCTCGCGCCACGCCTCGTTGGCATCGACGATCAGGCGGGCATCCGGCGCGCCCCGGCGCACGGCGGCGATCCGCTCCGGGTCGCCCTCGCCGCCGAGCTTCACCTTGAGGAGGGGCCGGTACGACGCGGCGCGAGCGGCCGCCTCCATGCTCTCCGGGCTGCCGAGGCTAAGCGTATAGGCGGTGGTGGCGGGCGCCGGCGCCGGGAGGCCCGCGATCTCCCAGGCCGGGCGTCCGGCGAGCTTCGCCTCGAGATCGAACAGGGCGCAGTCGAGGGCGTTGCGCGCCGCGCCCGCCGGCATCCGCTCCATGAGGTCCGTGCGGGTGAGGCCGGCGGCCACCGCCTCGGCCTGCGCCGCGAGAAGGTCGGCGACGCTCTCGGGCGTCTCGCCGTAGCGGGCATAAGGGACGCACTCGCCCCGGCCCGTGACGGTCCGCTCGCCCTCCTCGCAGGCGAGGCTCGCCACCACCACCACGGCCTCGGTGCGGCTGCCGCGGGCGATGGTGAAGGCCCCCGCGATCGGGAAGCGCTCGACGGCGACGGAGAGGCGGCGGCTCAAGCGGACGCTCCTGCGGCGGGAAATTCGGCGACGAGGCGGTCGACGAGGCCGTCGACCCCGAAGCGCACTGGGTCCGTTGCCGGAAGATCGTGCTCGGCCGCGATCGCGTCCAGGGTGCGGCGCGCCTCGTCCTCGGACAGGGCCTGCGTGTTCACGGCGATGCCGACCGGGCGGATGCCGGGATTGGTCAACCGGCCGAGCCGGATCGTCATGTCGATCACCGCGGCGATCGTCGGCAGCGGATGCTCGACGCCGCGCATCGTCGTGCGCGTCGGCTCGTGGCAGACCACGAAGGCGTCCGGCTGCGCCCCGTGCAACAGCCCGAGGCTGACGCC carries:
- a CDS encoding peptidoglycan-binding domain-containing protein produces the protein MRDSPRPRDTREIIVAGETRPPAGARRRAGSPPPPGEMRAALSAFARGLGGLCRRHPGEMAGSLAAIAAAAYVAVNALGLQQGRHPAPILPKVATRAEAPAKRAAPAERPAPDKALAAAETPKEAPRAAAKAAEAAPKRDPIGDLIRSDETTTASVSPKADAKADRSVMQAQRALLKLGYGPLKADGMMGTNTRAAIEKFERDRKLPVKGEAAGRTLRELAARSGLPPG
- a CDS encoding DUF1491 family protein, with product MPRLRSDFFVSAQIRRLDVAGIPAVLRRRGAAEAGAIFVKVDRLDGTADLYGPAPQALFDAETSGDRRFAPLLAGAEPPAVEERLAREARFDGDLWIIEIDDRAGRHFLDLAE
- a CDS encoding BrnA antitoxin family protein, with protein sequence MIERDRLPPTLIDTEEAALRAGIASDPDNPEWIEGDFRRARPVADVFPDRAARLRKTQDAPIQQRVGLAIDRDVLDRFRATGPDWKKRMNAIPHEAAEDLPTA
- the dgcA gene encoding N-acetyl-D-Glu racemase DgcA, giving the protein MSRRLSVAVERFPIAGAFTIARGSRTEAVVVVASLACEEGERTVTGRGECVPYARYGETPESVADLLAAQAEAVAAGLTRTDLMERMPAGAARNALDCALFDLEAKLAGRPAWEIAGLPAPAPATTAYTLSLGSPESMEAAARAASYRPLLKVKLGGEGDPERIAAVRRGAPDARLIVDANEAWREATFAANLAACIEARVGLIEQPLPAGEDDLLARIQRPIPICADESLHDRAGLDAVAERYDAINIKLDKTGGLTEAVMLAHEARARGLALMVGCMVGTSLAMAPAMLLAHHAAYVDLDGPLLLARDREPGLVFEGSTIHPPQAELWG